In the genome of Xiphias gladius isolate SHS-SW01 ecotype Sanya breed wild chromosome 18, ASM1685928v1, whole genome shotgun sequence, the window atgtacatttacacacacacacgcacacacacacacacacacacacacacacacacacacacacacacacacacacacacacacacgcacacgcacacccacacacgcagATGCTATTTTGATTGAGAACAACCACACACTAACACCATAAACCAACAGACACTAAAGTAACATTACCTACagtacaaaaatcaaaaaatatctcaaaatataCAATTATTATTTACAGCTCAAGTATACACCCTGTCACTCTTACTATAGATACTCAATGTGAATTTATCAGAATGTACATCAATATGTACAGATTAAATACATCATCTTAAATACTATAAATATAACTATGGTTTGGTCACATAAACACTATTTGcacagttaaataaatacactatTACTCTACTTTTGTTGAGTTAATCTCAGTAATTTAACTGAGTAAAGCTCTATAAGTTGCTTTGTAGTATGTAATGCAACACAGACGACACATGGACAAGACAAAAAGACCCTGGAGTTGGAGTCTTTGTTTTCTATAATAAGTATgaaatatcaataataaatgCCAAAACCTTACTACTGGCAAATTTGAACCATGCAACAGTGCTTGGAAATGTTTCTAAACATCAGAGGCAAGACCTGCTGTGCCTGGTGTGGAAATAGGGAAAACTCCTTTGTGAAATGTGGCATCATATGACTATATCTATAGCACTCAACGCTACAATACCTTTGCGCGAGATCCACCACATCAGTATTAACTGAAGTTTGTCATCTATACCATTGTCTCTATATTCTGCAGATCAGTCTTGTAGCTACAGGCGCAGAAACTAATGGTACAGTTAAGCCTCTTGTGAAGATGGCAGTGCATTGCAGAGTGCAGCTTTATCCTCCAGTGACCTCTTGGAGGATGCGGGAATCAGACCATAACTAACATGATCTACAAGTTTCTGACTCACAGTATTTTCAGCTCATTGACTGGTGAAATTCACTGCTACTAAAAAATGACAATCCTTTGTGCTCATGTTCCTGTGCTTTCCATAAAGTGCTTTAATTCTAAGCCAAAGCTGCAGCTTTCATACGGGTGAGTGCCCTCACCTGAGGTTATGTGCCATTTGTATCAGAAGCCAACTGGCCAAAAACATCTGGTATAGTATCACAGAAGATCTGCCTGTTTTTGCCATTAAGACATTAATAGTGTCTACatactcatttttaattttgtgagtCTGGAGAACGACCACTTTTCTCATGATTTGGGGGAGACTAGTGTGGCAAGATCAgttcctttttcttctgttgtgttttcactgGTTCACATTCTTATAGATCCGCTGCATTACTGATCTTCACTTACTGTCTTTCTCTATTTAAaccctattattattatcaacatTACTACAAAATATGTGACAACAGAATGTTGAAGAACATACAAATGaaagacagtggaaaaaaatagaggATATAAGGGGTTTTATGGTAGATCAGTATCTTACCATCACTTTTGTTTATACCAAGCTATATATCATGGCCACTGTAGGTATTAGTCATGACAGACACATAACTTTAGCCTTAAATCTGAGCAGATATAGGAGCCATTTTAGAGGCCGCATGACTATATATTACAGCGGCTGCGGCTCAGGTGGTAGTGCGAGTTGTCCACTGATCACAGGGTTGGCGGTTTGATCtccggctcctcctgtccacatgctGAAGTATCCTTGGTCATGCCACTTAACCCTaagttgcctcacttgtaagtcgctttggataaagacgtctgccaaatgagtaaatgtagcACATGGGTTAGCAATAGGGAAGACCAATGTTAATGGTGCCAGCCAATGGCATGGAAGCATCAATCAACACTGGCATGAAAACAGGGCAACATTCAACATATTAACAtgcttttaaaatcaaaagaagccaaattataacctgacaattattttctgtgatAAAATACATTAGAAACTAGAAGTTTTTGGCTTGTGAAACATTTGTGTATTGTGCCTTTCATGGGCTTTTagcccttttctctctctctctctccatgtatgtgtgtttgtccatatacatatataaatttaaaCTCCACAAAGATTTTATCAGGTGTGTGCTTAACAAACAACTCCAGGGTCTCTATCTAATTAAAGTGCAAGTGAATGAGACGAGACGTTGTTGGTCCAAACTCGACTTAAACGCACTACACAATCAAGAAATCAAAATGGCAAAAGCATAAGGCAAAATAGACAACAGAGAAGCTGTTCAGGCACCAAAACAATGTGACTGACTGTGCTTCAAAAACATCTGTTTAGTCTCAAGTATTGGTGTTGTCTTAGGGAGGGGccatgagacagagagagtgtatCCTTGGCTCCTCCGCTGGCCAGCAGAGACACCCAGTGGTGAAAACCATATATTACCACTTATTCCAAACATTTACATCACAGTACGTTTTCCACATTATACCCCTAAACATACACTGTCatacaatattatatatttaaaaataaaaaggttctAGTTttcacaaaaagacaacaatgtGTAGATTGTAGTTCGTATGAAATGATGTCCATAGTGGTCACAATTTGAGGAATGTACAACAATTAACCCTAGACATCATCCTCTTGGGGATGAAGTATGATCAATCCACAACGTGGCATAGAAGTGAACCCCTTACTCAATGCAATGTAACAACGTTAGAGAGATATTATTGTAGGACAACGATAGTAAAATGTCTCATCTCTGTATTGCTGAAGAAACAGCCGTGCAGGTGGAGCAGACAAAATAAGGTGTCcaaactcctcttcctcctctacatCAGAAGAGGATCTGTATCTATAGTGTGTTGCCACGGCTTCCCCTGGGTAACACTGCTCTATTTTTAAACAGGCAGGGTCACCGGGAGCTCTCATTCAGCGGCAGCAGCAATGCACTGACGCATGCACATCTGCGCgtacacaaagacaaaacccACATTACcaattccttctctttcttcctctctgacacagagacagacgagTGTGAAGCTGCCCGCCGATCAAAAACAAGCCACTCTGCTTATCTCTACTCGTGCACAGCCAACACTGCCCTTCTATGGCATTGATTAAAATGGAACCACttgattaaaatgattgattaaAATGGAAAAGCTTTGTGTAGGCCAGCTGCGAATGAAACAGCACAGAGAAGATGTGCGCAGTGCTGTTGGCAACAACTCCAGAGCCTTGTTTTTAATCGAGGAGAAgattgtttaaaagaaaagtgcTGCTCTGTGTTAAGGCTCAGAGTGATCTAATGATAGCGGGCGTCTGTGCTTCGCTGTTTGCAGAGAAGAAATGACGAGGCAAAAAGTTTTCCCTCATTTTGCACTACTGCGGTCTATACACATGACTTACAGGGACATCTCAGACTATTGCACAACACATATGTATAGTATTCTACATCAGTGGGGAAAATGGGGATAGAAGGAGAGCCACAGTTTTTACAAGGACCCTACTTTGACTGGTTATTATTGCTGATGCATGATAGGGacaataaacttaaaaatataatttgctTGTAACACTGTGTCAGAATCCCTTATTACATACTGATAAGGATGCATTTCTAACCATTGTTGTTATATACCGTAGATGAGAATTGTTCTCATACAGTGACACAAATTAGGACAAgatgaggtttgtttttttcttagtcTCCTTCCATCCTGTCCCCACAAATAACAATCCTCCACAACTGAACCAGAGTAAGATAATGATCTCCTAGAGCTAAGAACATCCAGCTGTTTCAAAAATAACCTTCTCCAGACTGGTAAACACATGGGATTACATTTCAGCACAATTTCAGCATTTTGGCATTGCAAACATCTTAACCTCATCCAGAGCGCCATAAAAAGCAAAGCCTGTATCTAAGCCCACAGTGGACCTTTCTAAACTTCATTCCTCCCTCTGTTGACCTCTCCgtccctctctccctgccccGTAATACCCGTGAGAGATGGAAAAGCTCGTCAAATCTGCTGGGACTCACATTCCCATTATCCCGTCATCTCAGGTGGGATTGACAGGCAATTAGCAGCACGGATCCTATGATGGGGAATAAGGGAAGAAAGGCAGGCAGGGAGCGATGAAGCAGAGAAGGGGGGATAGCGGGATTCAGCTCTGCGGGTTAAGGTGTGATGAACGCTGAAACAACCGGCATgaattttctctccctcttgaCTTCCTTCgttcctccctttcttcctctgtctccctctctccaagCAGGGCCGGGGGTTTAATGGATGGGAGGATCTATCATCTCAGTGGATCATAGCTCAGACTCGGGCGAGCCAATGTTCTGGTAGCCCGTCTTGGTGCTGGTGCCGTAGTTGGTGTTGGTCATCTCCTGAGTGCCGCCAGGGCCCAGATAAGCACGGTGGGCGGGCATCGGGGAGGGAGCCTCGCTGGGGTTCTTGCCGAGGATGAAGCGCTGCTCGTCCTGCTCTTCCAGGTTGGAAATGTCCTTCATCATGCCTTTACGGTAGGAGACAGAGAGCTTGTTGGAGCCATCTGAGATCAGGTTGAAGTGCCGGGCGATGAAGACGATGGGTAAAGGCAGCATGGCTACAACAATGAGAGCGTAGGCCATGGCTAAAGCCCAGGGAGGGTAGCTCTGGAAACGCTCTGAGCCCTAGCAGGGGGGAAGAggatggagaaaaagacaaggacGTATGAAAGAGTGGAACGAGGAGAAGAAGTGGGAGGAGAGACATTAAGTAAGGAGAGAACTCACTCATAGACGGGAGAAACTGAACACTGACCTCGGCCTCCACCCAGGCGTTGTATCCTGCAGGGCTGACAGCCATCTCGATGACGGTGGCTATGATGAGCACGACcaagacagatggagacacGTACCTCCACATGTAGTAATAGAAAGAGTACGGCCTGAAACCAAGCATGTCTTCCAAGTCCTGCATGAACCtgtgaaggaaggaaagaaagaagaaaggaagaataAAAGTCCCATCAGAAATATATCTCTATAATCCTTTTcattgcagacattttgacatgtcacggCACAAAATACACGGTTGTGACtcataaaatgaatgatggctgaattccatttagctgcttcagtttcggggtcctggtgttgttcatgctggctcactgccATGGCTTGCAGGGACACTTGAGTAGAGCAGAGCCATTGTTAGAGTTATactaacacctgtgcttttcctgctaagacaagtcaaaatgtctgccatgaaaaaggcattttgtttgttgttatattttctttaaaaacagataacAAAATATGGGCTGTAAGCAACAGTaattcacaataaaatgtgaacgtatttctcatatttctttctgtgtggCTGCCATGAAGATTGTCATGGCCACTGCCATTTAtacaatagaaaaatatttataaatacctaataaaaacattgtattaTTTAATTTGCTAATTATCCGAAGCTCTATAGTTTCATCCTAGGCTAGAGGCCAGTAATGACCTCAGTCAGCATATGCTTCTAATTGGTTAATATGTCATCTGTGCTTGTTGATGAGGCTATGAAGTCTGCAGAGCACACCActctttgtttgttgtgtttaacaagtttaatgtgttttgttaccATGCTTCATTTTCgtatttttaaagaagaaagtTTCAACTATATGCTTGGATTCTACAACTTATTTAGGCATAAAACAGAGCCACAGTAACAATGTAATTTGGTATTTGGAAAGgctttgcagttttgtttttcaaatacagtacttgacacaaacacaccaacaccaCAAACCAAATGCCACTGTGCTGACCTGAGCTACACCCAGTATCCGTAAACTAAAGTAATCCGTGAACTTTTCTTTTAGAATGAAGGAGAAACTGAGAAATATATGATTAGTGGACTATGGGAGGCCACCTGGCTAGTTTTGAAACAGATCACAGAGCTCTCTTTACAAATTGATCAGACATTGCACTCGTCTACTGGCACTAAACATGTTGCCTGAAAATCAGTTACATCCAAATATGGCTTCAGTTTATGTATCTGGTCGAGTTACCTCTTAGTGCCGTAGATCCAGGCTACAGAGATGTTCTCCAGGATCACCACCACAGTGAGAGGCAGACCAGCTGAGTAGTCGTCAAACATGGTGACAAAGTAGTTCCCTGAACGCTGCACAAACAGCAGGCCTAACAGGAAGGCTATGACACAGCAAACCactgagggagagaagaagaaaaagtgggAATCACTTAAATACTTAAATCGCATCAAGTACGAgaattttgatttgaataaCCAGAATCAAGACTCACCACACAGGATCTCCTTGCGGATCTTGAAAGTGTCCAGAATGGGTGTGGTGATGCCGGTCATTGTGCCGATCATGCTTCCTAACCCCAAGTTGATTAGCATGAAGAAGAACATGACGGACCAGAAGGGACTGGCAGGGAAATGTGTCATGGCCTCCGTGAAGGCGATGAATGCCAGGCCAGTGCCTTGAACCGCCTGGAtgatggagagaaggaggtgaagaggtTCACAGTGGTCAAGGGTGGCTAATGTactgcttggaaaaaaaaaatcatcctttGTGGTAAATCACTGACTTTACTTCCATTTCTAGGTTCATTCGTTATAGTCATATAGCCATTTAAGGTGATGAGCTCTTACCGACATACTGTACTTTGAGTGTGATAGTAGATTACACTTAAGAGTCCGCAAACATATGCGGCAAAAAACAAGAAGACTATGATTGATAGTCACAGTGTCCTGACGATATTTCTGTACAcaacactaaaaaataaatattcatgtaCAAGCTTTGTTTACTTGAAGTTGTGATCATATTAATATGAATTGGAAAAATGAAGGGTCAAAACTAATTAACAcacaaataacataaaacaaatgagacaaCGCAAAAATCTTCAATGGGACTGCTCAAAACTGGTAGACCTCTGCATCCGGTGACAAGGAGTTGAAAAAAGACATTGCTTCGATTTTAAGGGGTCTCTAACCAAGTTGTTTATGAGCCCCTGGTTTAAAAGATGACAACGAAGCAGATAAAAGAGCATATGGTGTAGAAATGACTGGTGAAAGCCTGACCCAGTCGCAATGCATAGTAATTTACCAACGAAATGCCCGTCGAGCTTTCCAGACAGCAATGAGCAGAGTGAACCTGTAAAAGCTGTTGTATATGGCCAGGTGCGTTAAAATTCTTTAAACGGTCAACTCACACGACACCTTGAACACCATTGGTTAATCGTTTCACCATTAACTCTCACTGGTGAAACTAACCTAACCTTGGGTCAAACTGTCTAAATAGAAATGGATGTTAATTTGAAAATAGCTTCTAATGCTGTTTAATAGGTGTGATAATAGGTGTCCTGTTATAGAAAATGATGGTCCCACAGAGAAAACACTATTCTGCCTCATGCAATATTCTTCTCCTGCACCTtaactgttatttttcatatagTAAAACCACTGCCCTTGTATTATCTCTTACACTAAAACCACTTCTTGACCTCTGAACTATTATTCTGAATACACAGATAAAGAATCATATTCTCATCCCAGCCTTTGAAGTCTTGCCGACCGACCTTGTTGAGTTCGTCTTCCAGCACACAGGCGTCAAGGCCCAGCTGGCCAAAGCTGTCCTCCTTCACCGTCTTAATGACGGCGTACATCTCTGCGTAGTCCTGGGCGGACAGGTGGGAGAAGTTGATGTGAGGAGGGATGAGCTCTTTGCTCAGCACACCTGTGTTTAGGTAGCCCAGGATCTTTTCCGCATTCCTGCACACGAAAAAATTGGAGATGTGGAGAAGATGGAGGTGTTACTGAGGGAAATTTTATAGTGAAACAACTGgcaaagacagacaggtcagGTAGCGCGTGTTACAGTATGACACACTCACTCGACAACACACTTCTCGTTCATCACATTCGCCTTGAACCCCAGCACAGCAAACACCACTAAAGTGGCCAGGATAGAGGTGACAAAGTTAATGATGGAGACCAGTGTTGCATCGAAGTGGCAGTTGTTGTCTCGCTTGTTGTAGCTAGAGAAAGCGATGACGCCTCCAAAGCCCAGACCGAGGGCAAAGAAGACCTGTGTGGCTGCCTCTCGCCACACCTGCGGCTCCAACATCTTTTCCAGCTGGagacaagaaagacaaaaaaatgtgacagattAATGATGGATTAGATCCTCTTCATCGTCATTTATCCTCATAAAAACCATTGAACATTGATGCTCTCCTCTCAAGTAACTTCATGGCAATATTTcatacatatattttacatCTGCCTCCTTCAACACTTGACTGAAGCTAGTGTATATCACCcagaaagaaatattcaaactgaaactgatgcctttttttcttttaaaaaattgaaaaaagatttttgtgCATCATTATATGTGGGAATTGAAGATTGGGTAAAGAAATACTCAGTAAAAAGTGTAACTTTTATAAACAATACAGCTTATCTGCTTTATCTCTAATTTAAACTATccttttagttttaatatttcataatgCAATTGTGACTGAGAAATCTACAAGTTTACCCCTGTTGCAATACACTGCAGCATGAGGTGAAATTTCAGCTCCATTGGAGCTCTGATGATGACCTCGGGCTACAATTCAATCTCACACAACAATTATGCTACTCAGTGCCCATTTTTCtatgcagtcacacacacagtcaccacTAGAGGGAAACATCAACCCAACACTTGACATAATGTGGGTATTACTGGCATTTTCCATGAGTGGATCTGAGTGGCCGTGGTGGTAAAGTCGCCGAAACCATCAGCAAATCAAGGCTTAAACAGCTTGCCTAGACAAAGTGTCAGTTAAGTTACATATCTGCCTGGCCAACAGTCGGTGAATGAATGATCAGCGCTGAGACAGCAGCAAGATTGAGACTACAATTACTTTTTGAGGAACTCCAGCGAACTATCACCTGTTATCTTTATTCTGTAAATTTACCCCGATCCTGCTGACGTAACCCTCTTTTTTTCAATGCTTCTTTTTTCGGTCACaatcagcacatttttttgtctcaccTTAGGAGTGAACATGTGAGCGATGCCGTCCACCGCTCCCTTCAGCAGCAAACCTCGTAccaggaaacagaaaagcacCAGATACGGGAAGAGAGAGCTGAAGTACATCAcctaagagagagagaaaagtcaaGTACATCACAGAGTGTTGCCATGGACACGCTCTTCTGAGGCCTCACACATGGAGGAGGCACTGCAACAATACGCACGCACAAGAAGAATAAATCCCAAAACTGCTTTGTGTTTGCTTGGCACTGAGGCTTTGTAATCTTACCAAATGTTGAGAGGACTCCTTGAGGTTTGGGGAGATGAGTCAGAAATCCTTCCTACAGCATTTCGGGGAATCGTTGCAGCACTGACTATGATAATTGGATTACTAAATTTAGTGTTTAAAAAATGGTATCAGACCTTGGCAGTCTGCTGTCTGTGGTGTATTTTCCTATTGAAACTGTGGGATGGATGTTGCACTGTGGTATATGACTCACTCTCTGGATCGAGATTACAGGATGTTGTTGCAGTTGTTGCAAAGTGGAGCCTTTTCCATCTGCATCCTGAACCAGTCTTTGCTTGGTTCAGTTTAAGCTTATTAACGTTTCATGTCTCTGTCTTCCATAATATAGATGAGATCCAGGAATTGACAAGTCAAGTGCTGATGACAGGCTTTAGCACATTGCCTTCAACTGAGAAGCATTAGAAAGGTGAATAAAATACTCACTGATAAGGATGaatcactgattaaaaatagaattttaaagcttttgttgaaattatttattgtgtCCATCTTTATACAGAGTCTTTGTTCTGTTTAATTAAATGCACAGAGTTAATCTCTACAGTTTGCAGGCTCTGCCCCTGCTGTGAAGCCATGGATACCCCCTACCTTCCCAGAGGACTGGATGCCCTTGATGACAGCCAGGCAGACCATGATCCAAGCCACCAGCAGGGACAGTGTCATTTTCCAGTTCAGGCCGCCGGTGTCGTCGATGGTGCTGGTTATGTTGAGAGTCTGGCGGTACCAGAAGTAAGTGGTGGCTGAGCTCTTCTCACACTCCGGCTCCACGACTACAACAGCAACAACGAAAGGGAAggaaatgacataaaacagtgGAGTCTTCAGGTATACAAAATAAATGGACACCCAACTTAGTTAAAGGTTTTCAGGAAACTTTAGCTATTTCTTTAATACCGATACTCCATTAGGTGAAAGTCTTGCATTAAACATTTGaccaaaataaaagtactaaAGCATCACCTGCAAAAGGTactttaaagtatcaaaagtaaggtactcattatgcagagaGGCTCCTTTTAGAGGGTTATATTCAATAACTTATTATTATCAATGCATTTATATGTAAGCAGTATTTTATCGTGGCAAAGTAGCTGGTTGATGTGAAGCTAATTACACATGAACAGTCTTGTATGCAAACACTTCAAAAATCTCCGTCCcataattcatttttatctaTTATTGAGccaaaaaaactttattgtcTTGAAAATGCTGTGAGATTATTTTAAGTAGTTTTGAAACACACCAActtgtttcaacattttctaaaataagtttcatttttctcaatttaatgCAATAAAATTTCAATATTCTGAATTATTTCAAGATACTTATATTCTTATTTCAAGATACTTATATTCTTTTCCAGAAAACTCttgaaataaattcatttgTATTAAAGAATTGTTGAATTCATTTTACTGAActgattatttcaattttcGGGCTAAATAATTGACAAAAATGACTTCTCAATGTGGACTTGCATCAGTCGagtaattgattagtcaatcaacataaaattaattggcaactagTTTgtgaattgattaattatttaagtcGTTTGTCAAGAGAAAATCCCAAACATTTCCCGGTTCCTGCTGCTCAAAGATTTGCTGCTATTATTTGACAGTGACCTAAAAATCTTCGAGtacaaaaacaagtaaaatgaaGATATCACTTTctgctctgggaaattgtgatgcacatttgtcagtattttctgacactttgcagacaaaacgattaatcgagaaaacaatctgcagatTTATTGATAATGACAAGTTGCAGCCCCAATATGGAGAATTTTCCAGTGTATGTTCTGATTGTCAgatcttaatctgcaaagtaactagtaactatagctctcagataattgtagtggagtaaaaaggacaataatgtaaagtagaagaaaatgtaaatactccagtaaagtacaagtacttcataAATGTACATTGTTAAATTACTTGTGTAAATATACTTTCCATCTCTGCACATAGCTGAACTAAATCCTGTTGGACACTTCACGGTATCCCCGCTGCAATTATAATCATAAGCAGAGTCGACATCCTGCCCTTGAATGCTAATGAAAGCCGATGCCCTTTACTCTGCCGGAGCCTGTACCACAGGCTGCCGGCCGCCAACCATTCGAGGTACTGACACTGTCAGCCAGGTCATGCTACCCGACAGGCCTCGCCAACAGAGCTGCTCTGTAGGATGAAGTGCAGGGCCATCCCGGCTATGGAGACAGCACAGCCACTTCTCTGTTAGCCTGCGGAGACAACTCTGCTTGACTGCACAGCAACAGTGGCGCAAGCAGCTTCAATGCAAAGACACGCCCTGCAGCTTTAAGCACAACCCTGCATAGTGTTGgactgcctgtctgcctgc includes:
- the slc6a17 gene encoding sodium-dependent neutral amino acid transporter SLC6A17, giving the protein MPKNTKVTQGEHSNEPVTESVADLLSLEHPMGYKTSQMSMGLSPGSTAPGKALLPSPDPDAEDGRPAWNNKLEYILAQVGFSVGLGNVWRFPYLCQKNGGGAYLVPYFILLLLIGIPLFFLELAVGQRIRRGSIGVWNYVYPQLGGIGVSSLMVCGFVGLYYNVIIGWSIFYFFQSFQYPLPWAECPIQRNGTQAIVEPECEKSSATTYFWYRQTLNITSTIDDTGGLNWKMTLSLLVAWIMVCLAVIKGIQSSGKVMYFSSLFPYLVLFCFLVRGLLLKGAVDGIAHMFTPKLEKMLEPQVWREAATQVFFALGLGFGGVIAFSSYNKRDNNCHFDATLVSIINFVTSILATLVVFAVLGFKANVMNEKCVVENAEKILGYLNTGVLSKELIPPHINFSHLSAQDYAEMYAVIKTVKEDSFGQLGLDACVLEDELNKAVQGTGLAFIAFTEAMTHFPASPFWSVMFFFMLINLGLGSMIGTMTGITTPILDTFKIRKEILCVVCCVIAFLLGLLFVQRSGNYFVTMFDDYSAGLPLTVVVILENISVAWIYGTKRFMQDLEDMLGFRPYSFYYYMWRYVSPSVLVVLIIATVIEMAVSPAGYNAWVEAEGSERFQSYPPWALAMAYALIVVAMLPLPIVFIARHFNLISDGSNKLSVSYRKGMMKDISNLEEQDEQRFILGKNPSEAPSPMPAHRAYLGPGGTQEMTNTNYGTSTKTGYQNIGSPESEL